Part of the Spirochaetota bacterium genome is shown below.
GATTTTCTGCAAGAAAGTCAGCTTCACTCATATGTCCAAAAGCTTCATGAGCAAATACTCCTGCTAAATTTGGATTGAGAAGTACTTTGTAAGATCCTGAATCTACTTTGGGTGCTTTGATGAGATCTTTTACTCGCTTTTTGATAATATCTATTTTTTCTTCATAACCATCTAAGTTTTCCATACCACCATAAGTACCATCAGAAAAATAAGCTTGTTGTAGTGTGTTGTTATCTTTAATGGCAACTGCTACAGACATCCCTGTAAAATGTTTTTGTTGTTGAATCTCTGATCCGTTAGAAGATAGGTAAAGCATGTTTCTTGTTGAATTTTTAAACTCTACATTGGTAGAATTTAAGGAAGGATCTTCTAATAAAGAATGGATTTTTTTAACAAATTCAAATTTTTCTTCCAAAGATAATAGTTGAGGATTCTTGATTACTGTATTAGAAATAGAATCTTTGATTGTTAAGGTATCTGCTAATTTACGATTTACATCACCGACTACAAGAGCACTTTCTAAAGATTTGTGACACGCTTGTTCAAAGTTGTTATCGTTAAAAGAGCAAAATCCAATCCCCCCTTTGTGCAAACTACGGACAGAACCAGCAGAACCTTGTGAATTGAGACAGCGTTCTACTTCGCCTTTGGAAATACGAATAGAAGATCCTGTACTTTCTGAATGTGTTAATTCTGTAAAATCAGCTTGTGATTTGGATAGAGCATTTTTTAATATATTTATCATAAATAACCTTTAAATTAGTTTTGCTTTCATAACTGCATTTAATGAATCGTACAATTCTACAGGGACAATATTTCCACGAAGATCTATAGAAGAATCCAAAATACAAACAGTGTTATTGAGGGTTCGGCCTAAATATTGTTTTTGCCCTGTTTCTTTAAATACTTTATCACTATATTTGGATTCTCTATCAAATAGAGCTGTAGTTTGAGAGCCAATTTGACCAGCAAGCAATTCAGACATAATACCTCTATGTGTTTTTACTAAGATATCCAATCGTCTTAATTTGTCTTCTTCAGGAATTTGTTCAGTAAATTTTTCAGCTGGAGTATTAGGTCTTGTATTGTAACGATACATAAATGCTTCGTTATAGCGAACTTTTTTAAGAGTCTCAACCGTATCTTCAAATTCTTTTTCAGTTTCTGATGGAAATCCAACTATAATATCTGTAGAAAGAATAATATTAGGACGAATCTTTCTAATATTTTCAACTTTTTCTAAATATTGTTCTATGGTATAATTTCGTTTCATTTCTTTAAGAATACGAGAATTTCCTGATTGAAAAGGTAAATGTAAGAAAGGCATAATGTTAGAATAAGTATTCATTAGCTCAATGGTTTCATAGAGAAATTCTTTTGGGTGTGAAGTTAAAAAAGTAATACGCTCCGCACCAGATTGACGAGCAATAGTTTCTAAAATATCTGGTAGTCTTTTGTTTTCATATTTGTAGGTATCTATGGTTTGCCCAAGAAGACAAATTTCTTTTACGCCTTCATCAACGAGTTGCTTGGCATTATCGATAACATCTTGAAAATCTCTATTTTTTTCTAATCCACGCACTTTTGGTACGATACAATAACTACAATGTTTGTTACAACCATGAGAAATAGGTAGATATGCTTTGAAGAAATATTCTTTGGAAGCTGTTGCTGGCATAAAAGAATAGGCAGCACCAAACCCTAAAGATTCTTGTTTAACTTCAAAATCTTCAATATAATCTAAAAATAGATCTTTATTATAAGTACCCCATAAAATAGAAACAATATCAGAAAACTGTTTTTTTACTTCTAATCCTATGTTTTCACTCATACAACCCATCAAGATAATTTTGAGATCTCTATCAAGTCTTTCTTTGTTTAACATTCTATAATAGCCTAATCGTCCTATTACATGACTTTCTGCTGTAAGACGCACAGAACATGTGTTAATAATAATAACATCTGCATCTTCAGGGCGTTCTGTTATACTATGCCCTCTTTGTATAGATTTTGGAATCAGAGAATCTGCTTCAGCATGATTCATCTGGCATCCATAAGTTTCAAAAAAAAGTTTTGCCATAGAGTGTATCCTTTGTTTTAAAGTATTCAATTTTATTAGTGATGCTTAGTACTATATTATTTTAATAAGGAATAATTTTTTGCCCTTTAATAATAACACGATTATCTTTACTTATACCCAAAATTGGTCCAATAACAGTAATTTTATCACCATTATTTAGCTCTTGAAATCCTTCTGTTTCTATAGCTGCAAGTCCTTCTACTTGTCCATTACCGAGAAAATTAACTAAAAGGTCAAAGCTTGTTGTTGAGCGTCCTTGATGATGGATATTAGCTATAGTACCTTGCCAACGAAGCATCACCCCTTGATAAATAGCCGGAGCTACTGCGATTTCAGCATATGTTGGCACATAGTCAATATTATCTGTACTAGGGTCAATAATAAAACTTTCTAATATTGATATTCTCTCTTTCACTGCTAGACTAGCATTAGATGCTAATAATTCGTTAACTAGTATTTTTGCTTTGTTGTGATGTTGTTCAGAAATAGCTGTTTTTAATTGTTCAAATTTTCTAATGATTACTTTTTCATCGAGAATAATTCTAAAATTTTCTCTAGCGTTTATAATATCTTTAATCCCTTTGATACTTACTTCTGTTGCAGGAGATATCTCTCCTCTATTTCTAATATTTAATGATGTTGACCAGTTACGAAGTTGAGGATACACAAGATATAAAAAAGAAAAAAGAATTACTAAGAAAATTAAAACTTTAAATCGTTTGACAAATTGTATCAAGGGAGCAAATATTTTGTTTGATATTAATGTTGTACGGGGGAGTGTTAGTTGAATCAACGAAATTAAAGGCATATTTTTTGCATGAGTTGGATCTTTTAATTGTTTGATAGCATTTAGCGTTTTATTCAGTAAAGGATGTGTTTGCAATTCTTGAGCGTCTAAAATTACTTCAATAGCCTGTTGAACATTACCATTACTCAAATGAATCAAGGCTAATAAATTAGTGATTTCAGGATCAGTAGCAGCATAGGAAGAAGCTTCTTCAAGATAAGACAAAGCTTCTCGTGTTTTATTATCGATAAACAAACAACATGCTAAAGCTTTGAGAGCAAGAGTATCGTCATTTTTGATTTCAATTATCTTAGCCCAAATAGAGCTAGCATCTTTGTAGTTACCTTTTTGAAAAAAAATGATAGCCTGAACGTGATCTTTTTTTGCTAGACCACTGCTGATAATTTTCATGATTTCCTCATTATACAATAATGTTTATTACAAGTATAACAGATTTTATATATAAATTCAAACAATTATACGATACTTTCTGTTTGACAAGATATTAAATTTAAGTTATTATGTATATAAGATTAGTTTAGATATAAATTGGAGAATAATGTATGAGAGTACCTTTTTTAGTTTTGCTTGTTCTTGTAGTAACAAGCATTGTTTACCCTCAACAAAGTAATGCTAATATTGTATTAGTTGCCCCTACAAATATGAATATCTCTTATAAGGTTAATTTGTCCAATATTCAGATAGGAAAACCCTTTCTTGTAGTTTATAAAATGCCAGAAACTATTATGCAAATTATAGAAATAGATTCTAATATTCAAGCTCAAGGGGACACTGATATTGCCATAACGAATCTTAGTACCAAGCAGTTAGATTTGTCGGTGACAAGTTATGGAGTACAGCCATATCCTATGCCTTCTGTTTTAATTACGGCTTTGGATCAACAAAGTAACACCAATCAATTTTATACCCCAAGTTTTATAATACCTGTTTCGAATAATATTATTTCTAATACCAACTTGATACTAGAAGATATAGAGCCTATTTATTTTGTTTGGGATCATCTTTGGACTATTATGATTATTTTATTTTTATTGTTTATGTTAGGCGTTATTTTTATTCCTATGATGATAACTCCTAGAGAAAAAAAAGCACCTGTGATCGTGATAGACCCCTTTGAACAGGTTTCAACAAAACTTAAAAATTTAAAACAGAGAAGTTTAGAATTAACAGAAGAGACATACAAAGATTTTTTTGTAGAGCTATCAGAGACTATTAGAGAATTCATGTCTGAAACGATAATCACTTTAGCTTTGGAGTTACCAACAAGTGAATTGATAGTAATGATGAAAAAAATGAAATTTGAAGAAGAGTTACAAGAAATTATCACCACTATCTTAAAAAATACAGATAGAGCAAAATATGCAAAACAAATTTTCGCTCAAGAGCGTGTTGCTGAAGTACTCGCAGATAGTATTAAAATGGTTAAATTTGTAAAACGCAAAAAAGATCTGGAGAAAAATAATGAACTTCGAAAATCCTAGATATTTATGGTTATTATTGTTGATTCCTGTGTATGTATTATGTAAATATACTAAGTTAGGCAAAGGTATTTGGAATAATCCAAGTTTTCCTTTTTCTTGGCTACGATTATTAGAATCTCAAAAAAAAGATTATTTAGCTTACGGTATTACTTTAGCCAAAGATATTCTATTATTATTGTTATTAGTAGTTATGGTTGTTGCTTTGGCAAGACCGAGAGGTGGTTCTGCTGTTGTTACTAATAACAATCTTGGGGTGGATATTATATTGATATTAGATCTTTCTGGAAGTATGACTTTTGTCGATGAGCCGCCTGCAAATGCTCGTCGTGGGAGTTTTTTTGGGACAGAGACATTAGTGGATTCTAATGGTGATATGTTTTATCAAACTCGTTTAGAAGTTGCAAAAAGAGTTATTAAAAATTATATAGACAAGCAAAATTTTAATAGAATAGGTTTGGTAACTTTTGTGAGTTTTGCTCTTACCAAGGCTCCATTAAGTTTAGATAAAGAACTTTTAAAAAGCTTAGTTGATGAGATTGATTATTTAGATGATGGTGCGACAGCGATAGGTTCTGGTATTTTAACAGGATTAAATCGTATCAAAAACTCTAAAGCCAAAAGTAAAGTAATGATCCTTTTAACAGATGGTATTAATAATGCAGGTATTGTTGAGCCTATTTCAGCAGCTAATGTAGCTAGGGAATTAGGGGTAAAAATATATACTATTGGTTTGGGTAATACAGAAGGTTCGTGGCAACAGATACAACAAGGTACTTTTGCATACAAACCTGGTGGTGAATTTGATCCTGTTACTTTACAAGAAATTGCTGACATAACAGGTGGTAAGTATTTTGAAGCATCTAGTGAAACAGCTCTCCAAGATGTATATAGTGAAATTGACAATTTAGAAAAAAGTGAAATAGAGATCAAAAGAAGAGTTTTGTATGAAGAACAATTTAAATCATGGCTTGTAGGAGCAATGATATTATGGGTATTATGGCTTCTCTTGAATGCTATGGTGATTAGAATACCTTAACACTATTTTTATTAAATATATAAAGTAAAAACACCCTTCAAATTTGAAGGGTGTTTTTTGATTGTTGTGAAAATTCTTGGAAAAAAAGAATATATTTTTAGGTAAATTAAGAGAATTTGTAGAATCTTTTTTAATTGGATCGCCAAAAAAACAATTTGTGAAAATTGCATTGCTAGAGCTATTTTATGTCCTTCTTCGATTAATTGAGAGCCTATTCCTTATGATTGTAATATTTATCATCTTGTAAAGAACTCGCTCTTAATAGTCTTGGTCATACGATGTTTTTGCTCCATTAGATACAAGTATTTTGGCAATTTCTGTATTACCTTTGGCTGCTGCAACCATTAAAGGAGAAATATCAGTTTCTGTTTTTTGATTAGGATCAGCACCTTGAGCTAATAAAAATTCTACAATGTCCTTGTTTCCTTCTTGGGTGGCTACCATTAAGGCAGTTGCTCCCATTTCAAAGCGTTGATTAGGGTCTACACCTTCTTGAATTAAGCTTTGAACTAATTTGAAATCATTTTGGATACAAGCATTTAGCAAATTTCTTTCTTCACAATTTAACATAATCACAAACCTCTTTTTTAGATTGATTGATAAGTATCTTAAGAACCAAAGAAAATCATATATAATAAACTAATAAAAATAGAAGGGAGAGAATTTAGCGTGCGTATTTTGGTAATTCCCAAAATATTCATTCCTGTAATTAGAACAAGGATACCACCAATAATATTCAATTCTGTAAAGGTAGCTGTAGTCATAAAAGGTTCTATATATTGAGCTAACATATAGATAGTTCCTTGCCAAATAAACAAAAAAACAGCAGATAGTGCTATTCCAAATCCATAGCTAGCACCAAAAATAATGCAAGTGATTCCATCTAAAAGAGCATTGGTATAAAGAAGAGAATAGTCTTGAGTCAATGCCGCATTGATAGGGCCTAAGATAGAAAAGGTTCCTAAACAAAATAATAATACGGCTGTGGTTAGTCCTTGAATAATATTATGAGAGTCGTTTTCTTTTTGATATTTGTATTGAAGTTTTTCTATTTGTTGATCAATTTGTAAAATTTCTCCAAACAAAGTCCCCACAATTAAGCTTATAATAAATAATAAAGGTTTGGTACTATTGGGGATATTTGTAGTAATCCATGTTATTCCAAGTGAAAGTGCTACGATTCCCATACATTGTATAGCAACTTGTCCATAGTGTTGATTTAATTTTTTTCCAAGAAGGCTTCCAATGAAACTTCCTAGGAGTATAGACAATACATTAATGAGAGTTCCTTGCATAAATTATCCTTGAAGATTTGATATATAATTTTGTAATTTTAATACAATAGAAAGAAAGGTATCTTTGGGCAAAGATAGAGTCA
Proteins encoded:
- a CDS encoding TldD/PmbA family protein, with amino-acid sequence MINILKNALSKSQADFTELTHSESTGSSIRISKGEVERCLNSQGSAGSVRSLHKGGIGFCSFNDNNFEQACHKSLESALVVGDVNRKLADTLTIKDSISNTVIKNPQLLSLEEKFEFVKKIHSLLEDPSLNSTNVEFKNSTRNMLYLSSNGSEIQQQKHFTGMSVAVAIKDNNTLQQAYFSDGTYGGMENLDGYEEKIDIIKKRVKDLIKAPKVDSGSYKVLLNPNLAGVFAHEAFGHMSEADFLAENPDLLKKIALGSKIGAEDLSITDDGRDSTLCGWCPYDDEGVPAMKRELIKNGEIACYLQSRLTAYDMHMPPTGNGRSLNPFYAPIPRMTNTYIENGSKSFEALLEELWDGIYACDMIGGMTNLETFTFSSAYAYKVEKGKIIGLVRDVVLSGTLFETMNNIIGIGNDLQHHGGLGGCGKAGQNGLPVSTGSPHLLIDNVLIG
- the miaB gene encoding tRNA (N6-isopentenyl adenosine(37)-C2)-methylthiotransferase MiaB: MAKLFFETYGCQMNHAEADSLIPKSIQRGHSITERPEDADVIIINTCSVRLTAESHVIGRLGYYRMLNKERLDRDLKIILMGCMSENIGLEVKKQFSDIVSILWGTYNKDLFLDYIEDFEVKQESLGFGAAYSFMPATASKEYFFKAYLPISHGCNKHCSYCIVPKVRGLEKNRDFQDVIDNAKQLVDEGVKEICLLGQTIDTYKYENKRLPDILETIARQSGAERITFLTSHPKEFLYETIELMNTYSNIMPFLHLPFQSGNSRILKEMKRNYTIEQYLEKVENIRKIRPNIILSTDIIVGFPSETEKEFEDTVETLKKVRYNEAFMYRYNTRPNTPAEKFTEQIPEEDKLRRLDILVKTHRGIMSELLAGQIGSQTTALFDRESKYSDKVFKETGQKQYLGRTLNNTVCILDSSIDLRGNIVPVELYDSLNAVMKAKLI
- a CDS encoding tetratricopeptide repeat protein; translation: MKIISSGLAKKDHVQAIIFFQKGNYKDASSIWAKIIEIKNDDTLALKALACCLFIDNKTREALSYLEEASSYAATDPEITNLLALIHLSNGNVQQAIEVILDAQELQTHPLLNKTLNAIKQLKDPTHAKNMPLISLIQLTLPRTTLISNKIFAPLIQFVKRFKVLIFLVILFSFLYLVYPQLRNWSTSLNIRNRGEISPATEVSIKGIKDIINARENFRIILDEKVIIRKFEQLKTAISEQHHNKAKILVNELLASNASLAVKERISILESFIIDPSTDNIDYVPTYAEIAVAPAIYQGVMLRWQGTIANIHHQGRSTTSFDLLVNFLGNGQVEGLAAIETEGFQELNNGDKITVIGPILGISKDNRVIIKGQKIIPY
- a CDS encoding VWA domain-containing protein, producing MNFENPRYLWLLLLIPVYVLCKYTKLGKGIWNNPSFPFSWLRLLESQKKDYLAYGITLAKDILLLLLLVVMVVALARPRGGSAVVTNNNLGVDIILILDLSGSMTFVDEPPANARRGSFFGTETLVDSNGDMFYQTRLEVAKRVIKNYIDKQNFNRIGLVTFVSFALTKAPLSLDKELLKSLVDEIDYLDDGATAIGSGILTGLNRIKNSKAKSKVMILLTDGINNAGIVEPISAANVARELGVKIYTIGLGNTEGSWQQIQQGTFAYKPGGEFDPVTLQEIADITGGKYFEASSETALQDVYSEIDNLEKSEIEIKRRVLYEEQFKSWLVGAMILWVLWLLLNAMVIRIP
- a CDS encoding ankyrin repeat domain-containing protein — encoded protein: MLNCEERNLLNACIQNDFKLVQSLIQEGVDPNQRFEMGATALMVATQEGNKDIVEFLLAQGADPNQKTETDISPLMVAAAKGNTEIAKILVSNGAKTSYDQDY
- a CDS encoding DUF554 domain-containing protein; its protein translation is MQGTLINVLSILLGSFIGSLLGKKLNQHYGQVAIQCMGIVALSLGITWITTNIPNSTKPLLFIISLIVGTLFGEILQIDQQIEKLQYKYQKENDSHNIIQGLTTAVLLFCLGTFSILGPINAALTQDYSLLYTNALLDGITCIIFGASYGFGIALSAVFLFIWQGTIYMLAQYIEPFMTTATFTELNIIGGILVLITGMNILGITKIRTLNSLPSIFISLLYMIFFGS